CCTTGTCCAGGAACTCAGACAAGCTCCGTCTGTGTCCTGTCAGCAGCCCCACACTGAGGGTGTCCTGTGTGCTTCACACTCACCGTGCATCCGTCCACCTCTGAGACCATCCTGGTTAAACCATGTCTCCCTGTCCGCAGCCCACGTGCAGGCGTGTCGCGCCCTCATGATCATCTCTCTGCTGCTCGGCCTCGGCTGCATGATCGTGGCTCTGCTCGGACTCAAGTGCATCAAGATCGGCTCCACCACTGACGAGTCCAAGGCCAAGATCGCCTTCACAGGAGGGATCATGAGCATACTGGCTGGTGCGtctgctggaaaacacacacaacacacaacacacgaCACAGCAGACATACAAAACTGATGCATCACAGCCGCCAGGCCCAAGACGCAGTgatgactgagtgtgtgtgtgtgaatactgtgttaatgcctgtgtgtgtgtgcaggtctgtgCTCCATGATAGCTTGCTCCTGGTACGCCTACAGAGTCGTTCAGGACTTCAACAGCCCGTTCTACGGAGGAGTGAGGTGAGCCGAGCCGCACTGAGGATTACACCCAGAAACACGACCATGGATCCTGTTAGCATGAATGTACCATGTGTCGCCTCTGGGGGGTGTGTTGGATGGTTTCAGTGCTTAGtcatgttttaataataataaataatttaataatctTTCCTTCTGTGGTGAGTAGAGCATGAAGCGATTGAGCTGCTTGTGTGGTTACAGAgcatttgttgtgtgtttgtgttgtgtgcaggTTCGAGCTCGGCACTGGTCTCTACATGGGATGGGGCGGAGCCAGTCTGGCCATACTGGGCGGAGCTTTTCTCTGCACCGCCTGTAAGAGAGCATCACCCGGTGGCAAGAAAGGGTAAGCACACATCCTGCCTTGAGCTTCATGTCACTGTTCCACTGTCGTGATCCCGGCTCTGTTGTTTTGGCAGCGGTTACTATGGAAACCCACCACAGAAGGTGTACACAGCCACGGCCAAATCAGACCCGGACTCCCGAGCCTacgtctgaacacacacacacacacacactacctgcGCGCTGTGTGAGGCTCGCTAAGAcgagtgtttttttatttgtgtggacgagcgtcacacacacattgtgtacactctgttgttgttctgtcctTGTTCCTATTTGAGGGGTTTTGAGGTGGAATTGTTGGTTTTCAGGATTTGTTGCTGATTTCAGTGATTTATGGCCGTTTGTTATTATCTGAATAAAGTTTGTATTAAATAAAGTTTGACTTCATCAGATTATTAAACACAGTCATAACACAGACTGTAAATCATGCTGAAACACACGGAGCTCTGCTGctgagctgacagacagctcCACTCCTACACTGAGTGCACACCTTTGTATttatatgctgtgtgtgtgtgtgtgtgtgtgtgtgtctgctgtaatCTCCTGTGTAATAATGATGATTAATGCACTGCAGTAATCCACCTCTGTCTGTTTACCTGCTGACAGGCAGAACAGTGGATTAAAGCCCCACAGCATCACTCTCACTATCTATAgacctccacacacagacacacacacacacagacacacacaccgtggaCTGGATCAGACCCGCGGCTTCACCTTCAGGTCGTCTCTGGACAATCTCCTGATGTCAAAAGTTCGAACACGTCTTTATTTTAACACGTCTGTTTACACTGAAAAACATCacactgattattattattattattacaaatacTGAggtaattgtgtttttaaagaatttcccctcagggataaataaagtaattttgATTCTTCCCTGTTAAACCGCAGCATGTTTATTGTTGTCACAGTAAACAGCCTTAggtataataatatatattcatgaataataataatattataatattaaatctATTTAAAAACATGACTCAGCTTGAAGAAATGTCGTTCGTCTGTTCATCATATGAAATGTTGTAACGCTGCATCCATCACTTTGTGAAACGTGGACACACAATGTGTGAGGACAGAAAGGacggagaggacagagaggacagaggtcaCCGTGAGCTGTCACTCGGAGCCTTTACTCTATAGTTTTATAATCTGCACTTTATTTAAAGtcgctgtgtctctgtctctgtgcgtctctgtgtctttctgtctctgtgtgactttgtctgtgcctctgtctctgtctctgtgtctctctgtgtgtctctgtgtgactttgtctgtccctctgtcactgtctctgtgtgtctctgtgtgactttgtgtgtctctgtgtgactttgtgcatccctctgtctctgtgtgtctctctgtgtgtctctgtgtgtctgtctctgtgtgtctctctgtgtgtctctctgtgtgtctttgtgtgtctttgtgtgtgtctctgtgtgactttgtgcgtccctctgtctctgtctctgtgtgtctctctgtgtctctctgtgtgtctctgtgtgtctctttgtgtgtttttgtgtgtgtctctgtgtgactttgtgcgtccctctgtctctgtctgtctctgtctgtctctgtgtgtctctgtgtgtgtctctgtgtgtctctctgtgtgtgtctgtgtgactttgTGTGACTCTGTgcgtccctctgtctctgtctctgtgtgtctctctgtttctctctgtgtgtctctctgtgtgtctctatgtgacTTTGTGCgtccctctgtctttgtgtgtctctgtgtgtctctctgtgtgtctctgtgtggcttTGTGCgtccctctgtctttgtgtgtctctgtgtgtctctctgtgtgtctctgtgtggcttTGTGCgtccctctgtctttgtgtgtctctgtgtgtctctctgtgtgtctctgtgtgacttTGTGCGTCCCTCTGTcttggtgtgtgtctctgtctaatCTGACCCTGTTGTGCTGACTGAGGGGGAACCAGCCTCAATCCTCTCAGCCGGCTCATTCACGTGAAGTCTGTGtccgtccatctgtctgtctgtgtgtgtgtctgtgtgtgtctggacgtTGCGTCCGTGGTCACTCAGCAGCGAGCTCTGAGGGTTGGTCAAAGTTCACAGCTGGGTCACCTGATTGGCTGACGGAGGAGCCGTGACGGACAGCAGGTGTTTACATATAGAGCTTCGGCATCTTgattcaacaacacacactccaacctCGGCTTCAGGtgagtcactcacacacacacacacacacacactcagcagatcATGTTCATGTGTTCAGACTAAAACACCTAAACATGAGCAGCACTGTTGGATCTTTATCTGGAGGATGGTTCATactgtgtcatgtgtgtttaaCTGTTTAAATTTTTGTGACtgttcatttcttctttttgcatCTATTTACAAACAGAAATACTCAGAAACAAGACACCGTTTACTGTGCGATTTAAtgttactgtaaataaatagaaaGCTCTTTACTGTGAGGCTGTGTTGGTTTGTTGTCACTGAGGACAGGTGGAAAGCATCAGAGGTGGTTTTAAAGGGATTAGCAGGCTCAGAGTTAAATCTCCTCAAAGCTGTCAGTCATCTTGATTTAATTTAACTCAGCTACcgagaaaaacatttaaaaataaccaaagaagtgattttttttctgttcactcCTTTAAAGGATAAAATGATTAGTAATCATTGTTTTTGGTTGAACTCCCTTACTGCGATGAATCCTTGCGCCACTAGGGGGAGCAAAGGCAGAGTGTTCTCCTCCGCCTCAGCACATTAGGAGTAAAAGACATTTTCTGAGACTTAAGAGGAAATAAATGGTCTATTTGACTTTTTCTAGCAGCGACAGCTTCCAGGAAAGATGTCCTGCTTAGTCTGGAAATCCACAGAACGCAGACTTCTGTGTTTCCACGGGGACTATTTTCTTTAGCAGAAAGTAGTTCCAGTGCAGAAGGTTAGTGTGGAGTTCGTTAATTATCAGTGCGCGTCACGTTTAGGGGAACATGGCGGAGTGGAGGCGCGGCCGCGGTGGTGTGGGAGGGGCGGAGCCACAGGTGAACACAAAGGATGAAATATGAACAAACACGGTGAAGTTAGCTTAATTTAacttcagacaaacaaacagaacaacTCTAGGCACGACTGCTGCTTGGAGGTTAGCTGCACTGCACTCATGTTTGCTACCGGTAAACTTCTGGTTGTGTTCACGCGACATTCCAGGTGTCTGTAATTAACCTCTAGTAATGACTTCAAAATCATAACATGTAAATAATGTCttgatttttaaatgacaaTGTCTCCTTTAATGACCTCGTCTGTAGTCCcatgtagccacttgttagcatgtagcctttgttcagacagtaaacagtcGTCAGTgggattcactgtgtgtttgtgtggtagaataaaaacctgctgagctcctgttgaccaacaacaacacacaccgaggggacaggaagagctaacatgctaacattcaacacaaacactgaggggacaggaagagctaacatgctaacattcaacacaaacactgaggggacaggaagagctaacatgctaacattcaacacaaacactgaggggacaggtagagctaacatgctaacattcaacacaaacactgaggggacaggaagagctaacatgctaacattcaacacaaacactgaggggacaggaagagctaacatgctaacattcaacacaaacactgaggggacaggaagagctaacatgctaacattcaacacaaacactgaggggacaggtagagctaacatgctaacattcaacacaaacactgaggggacaggaagagctaacatgctaacattcaacacaaacactgaggggacaggaagagctaacatgctaacattcaacacacacactgaggggacaggaagagctaacatgctaacattcaacacaaacactgaggggacaggaagagctaacatgctaacattcaacacaaacactgaggggacaggaagagctaacatgctaacattcaacacacactgaggggacaggaagagctaacatgctaacattcaacacacacactgaggggacaggaatagctaacatgctaacattcaacacacacactgaggggacaggaagagctaacatgctaacattcaacacaaacactgaggggacaggaagagctaacatgctaacattcaacacaaacactgaggggacaggaagtgctaacatgctaacattcaacacaaacactgaggggacaggaagtgctaacatgctaacattcaaccaagcggcaaccttcggggctcaaagtggaagcccatgcggaagtgtcaaaacttgtaattcacgctgtaacagctgggggctggctccaaaagcgagtaatttcccatagactcccatgttaaaatggccgatttcacagcagaaaagaacatgtttacagcctggtacaaaaaaccactctggtctcagatgataggttctcttctagtgtcaattgtacggggggtgaatttttttacaattcacttcaattgtattcggacttaaaattacacctaattatgggcgttgccgcttgagtgacagacagttgacgtatcacagcgtgagtttcctgcttccacgatcgcccgcccccctaaaccccgctcgtgctccccctctttgtccatattcggagttttagtcgacgtgacgctgtcaacatggcggcggtcatcaacgtcccggaacctcccactgagactcaaaacggctcttcagaaacaaacgggtgacgtcacggaagctctgtccatagtttttactgtcaatgcattcaacacacactgaggggacaggaagtgctaacatgctaacattcaacacacactgaggggacaagaagagctaacatgctaacattcaacacacactgaggggacaggaagagctaacatgctaacattcaacacacactgaggggacaagaagagctaacatgctaacattcaacacacactgaggggacaggaagagctaacatgctaacattcaacacaaacactgaggggacaggaagtgctaacatgctaacattcaacacacactgaggggacaggaagtgctaacatgctaacattcaacacaaacactgaggggacaggaagtgctaacatgttaacattcaacacaaacactgaggggacaggaagagctaacatgctaacattcagaacacactgaggggacaggaagagctaacatgctaacattcagaacacactgaggggacaggaagagctaacatgctaacattcaacacaaacactgaggggacaggaagagctaacatgctaacattcagagcacacacactgaggggacaggaagcgctaacatgctaacattcaacacacactgaggggataggaagagctaacatgctaacattcagaacacactgaggggacaggaagagctaacatgctaacattcagaacacactgaggggacaggaagagctaacatgctaacattcagaacacacacactgaggggacaggaagagctaacatgctaacattcaacacacactgaggggacaggaagagccaacatgctaacattcaacacacactgaggggacaggaagagctaacatgctaacattcagaacacactgaggggacaggaagagctaacatgctaacaggtttcTGGGTTTTAGCACTCGTTCCTGCTGCTTTGTATGTTTGTGGAGTTggtgggtcaaaggtcaccttaCATAGAAATGTCTAATATGATAACACAATATGGTGATCATGTGGGCATTTAACAGTCAGCTTCACTGTGATCTCATCACCTCCATTTTgagaccaaaagtaaatggacgccatctgcagtgtgtttttatttgtacagGTGTaaatcttaatgctgcagtcccATCATCATCAGCACATTTATTAGATATGATTAAAGAGTATTGACACTCCTGTGTACTTTCATTGGAGATGTGGTAAAATGAACAGAACCATGCATCTTCCCCGTGATGACGGTATATggaaataaataacagcagtgtgtgtctctgtgtgtctctgtgtgtctcaggcGTCGCTGGTCAGCCGTCCTCACTCtgaaccaacatgagtccaaaaaGTGTCGTTTTCAAGAAGATTTGCAAAGACAAGTCGGTGAGTTTGGGTTGAACATGTCGCACACACAGAAGATCATTACTAAGACATGAAATCATCAgacatttgcatattttaacTGGAGCTCACTGACTTTTATACCTGTGTTTAAAGGTTGTAACGAAGTTTAAAATGATCACGCAGCTGTCACTTTGCACAAACCAGCTTTCTCTGGTGGCTTTTTCATGTTTGACTCATTTTAAACAGATTTTATGTTTAAAGACCAACTGAATAAAAGATGTGGTGACTCTTCTTTGCTTCAGGTCGCTGTCTACATGGGGAAAAGAGACTTTGTCGACCGCGTTGATTCTGTGGAACCAGTCGGTGAGTTTATGGACTGTAAAAACAGAGATAAGTCAGGTGTCCTATGGTCCTTGCAAATATGTACgaactgctgaaacacacacacaaacacacacaaaaaagagacCAAGACGAACTCACTTGGCCATAACCGTGAAGTGACcgtgtgagcagcagtcacatgactttCAGAGAGTCTGTCTGAGCTGCATAAAATGACACTAAATTAGAAATGAAGATAGAAGAAGTCCGTTCCTTGTGTTCACCTAAatgtctgtgctgctgattgTGTCTTTAACTCGTCACAGGTTGTGTTTCAATCATCACATTTACAAACTGTATTTAAGGAGCCTTTTTCACCCCTAGATGGCGTCATTGTCATTGATTCGGAGGCTCTGCAGGGGAGAAAAGGTCagtacgtacacacacacac
This sequence is a window from Parambassis ranga chromosome 17, fParRan2.1, whole genome shotgun sequence. Protein-coding genes within it:
- the cldn15la gene encoding claudin 15-like a translates to MSMAVEATGFIMCIISWLITGAALANDYWKISTVSGSVIISQRQFENLWHACAENSAGIAECRDFESLLALPAHVQACRALMIISLLLGLGCMIVALLGLKCIKIGSTTDESKAKIAFTGGIMSILAGLCSMIACSWYAYRVVQDFNSPFYGGVRFELGTGLYMGWGGASLAILGGAFLCTACKRASPGGKKGGYYGNPPQKVYTATAKSDPDSRAYV